The following coding sequences lie in one Angustibacter luteus genomic window:
- the mtrA gene encoding MtrAB system response regulator MtrA, with the protein MKGRVLVVDDDIALAEMLGIVLRGEGFEPVHCGDGEGAMAIFREVRPDLVLLDVMLPGVDGIEVCRRIRAESGVPIVMLTAKSDTVDVVVGLESGADDYVVKPFKPKELIARVRARLRSSGDAAPERLDIGDLTIDVAGHSVVRDGEPISLTPLEFDLLVALARKPWQVFSREVLLEQVWGYRHAGDTRLVNVHVQRLRSKIERDPEHPEIVVTVRGVGYKAGSSG; encoded by the coding sequence ATGAAGGGTCGCGTACTGGTCGTCGACGACGACATCGCACTGGCGGAGATGCTCGGGATCGTGCTGCGCGGTGAGGGCTTCGAGCCCGTGCACTGCGGCGACGGCGAGGGCGCCATGGCCATCTTCCGCGAGGTGCGTCCCGACCTCGTGCTGCTCGACGTCATGCTGCCCGGCGTCGACGGCATCGAGGTGTGCCGGCGGATCCGCGCGGAGTCCGGCGTGCCCATCGTCATGCTCACCGCCAAGAGCGACACCGTGGACGTCGTCGTCGGCCTCGAGTCGGGCGCCGACGACTACGTGGTCAAGCCGTTCAAGCCGAAGGAGCTCATCGCCCGGGTCCGGGCCCGGCTGCGCAGCTCCGGTGACGCCGCTCCCGAGCGGCTGGACATCGGCGACCTCACCATCGACGTCGCCGGCCACTCCGTGGTGCGCGACGGCGAGCCGATCTCGCTGACGCCGCTCGAGTTCGACCTGCTCGTCGCGCTCGCCCGAAAGCCGTGGCAGGTGTTCTCCCGCGAGGTGCTGCTCGAGCAGGTCTGGGGCTACCGGCACGCCGGAGACACCCGCCTGGTGAACGTGCACGTCCAGCGGCTGCGCTCCAAGATCGAGCGCGACCCCGAGCACCCCGAGATCGTGGTCACGGTGCGCGGCGTCGGGTACAAGGCGGGCAGCTCCGGGTGA
- a CDS encoding glycerophosphoryl diester phosphodiesterase membrane domain-containing protein — MVQPPDWQPPDGWGQPRYLPPSPAPSTPPPTPPTTPPSTSPSAPPDQPAAQYGATAGYGPPPGYGPPPGYGAQPGWTPPPPPGVVPLRPLGLGDLLDGAVRSMRHNPRVMFGLSALVMGLSVVVSTVLLLAGVSQAVDAFDPASGTLTSDQAVDLVSAGIVPFVLPLLVQWLAMSVLNGVLISAVSDAVIGRRPTAGGVLRRVGWAGVGRLLLVTFATAGLGLVAVAVIAVPVAALFVVAVPAGAAAAVLGTLLAAAVLVFLYVRLAFAAPALLLERLGVVAALRRSWRLGRGSWWRVLGVLLLTAIIAGVTSGLLQLPFGIIGELVGVAMGSSGDDSSLTVAVVVSAIVSNLGAVLAATVVSPFSAAVVSLLYIDLRIRREGLDVALVRAAAATAAEAADPSGTNPSGTNPSGNNPTGPHR; from the coding sequence ATGGTCCAGCCACCCGACTGGCAGCCGCCCGACGGCTGGGGCCAGCCGCGCTACCTGCCGCCCAGCCCCGCACCGTCCACACCACCTCCCACACCACCGACCACACCACCCTCCACATCACCGAGCGCTCCTCCGGACCAGCCCGCCGCCCAGTACGGAGCGACGGCAGGGTACGGACCGCCCCCGGGCTACGGACCGCCCCCGGGGTACGGCGCTCAACCCGGCTGGACGCCGCCACCGCCGCCCGGCGTCGTCCCGCTCCGTCCGCTGGGTCTCGGCGACCTGCTGGACGGCGCGGTGCGCAGCATGCGGCACAACCCGCGGGTGATGTTCGGGCTGTCCGCGCTCGTCATGGGGCTGTCCGTGGTGGTGTCCACGGTGCTGCTGCTGGCCGGGGTGTCGCAGGCGGTCGACGCGTTCGACCCGGCGAGCGGGACGCTGACCTCCGACCAGGCCGTCGACCTGGTCTCGGCGGGCATCGTGCCGTTCGTCCTGCCGCTGCTGGTGCAGTGGTTGGCGATGTCCGTGCTCAACGGCGTCCTGATCAGCGCGGTCTCCGACGCCGTCATCGGACGACGTCCCACGGCCGGCGGGGTGCTGCGCCGGGTCGGCTGGGCCGGCGTCGGGCGGCTGCTGCTGGTCACCTTCGCCACCGCTGGGCTCGGCCTGGTCGCCGTCGCCGTCATCGCGGTGCCGGTGGCGGCGCTGTTCGTCGTCGCCGTCCCTGCGGGGGCGGCGGCCGCTGTGCTGGGGACCCTGCTGGCGGCCGCCGTCCTGGTCTTCCTGTACGTGCGGCTGGCCTTCGCCGCCCCAGCGCTCCTGCTCGAGCGGCTCGGCGTGGTCGCCGCCCTGCGCCGCTCGTGGCGGCTCGGCAGGGGGTCCTGGTGGCGGGTGCTCGGCGTGCTGCTGCTCACCGCGATCATCGCCGGCGTGACCTCGGGGCTGCTCCAGCTGCCCTTCGGGATCATCGGTGAGCTGGTCGGCGTCGCGATGGGCTCGAGCGGCGACGACTCCTCGCTCACCGTGGCCGTGGTGGTCTCCGCGATCGTGTCCAACCTCGGGGCCGTGCTGGCGGCGACCGTGGTCTCCCCGTTCTCGGCCGCCGTCGTGTCACTGCTCTACATCGACCTGCGCATCCGGCGCGAGGGCCTGGACGTCGCCCTGGTCCGCGCCGCGGCCGCCACCGCGGCCGAGGCCGCGGACCCGTCCGGCACCAACCCGTCCGGCACCAACCCGTCCGGCAACAACCCGACCGGCCCCCACCGGTGA
- a CDS encoding DUF4129 domain-containing protein, producing MSLGSANAPLEPGRELARQWARQELSDPVYARARPGWLRRAVDWALDQLSRIEIHPTRLTDPRTAVVLLVALAVVVLVVVRLRRGRLRGAAQDAERRELFGAVARTAAAHRRLADEAAAAERWADAVRERFRAVVRTLDERALLDDRPGRTADEAAGEAGRVLPDLAAGLTDAARRFDDVTYGDAAAGPADDARLRALDQAVTQARLPVGARP from the coding sequence GTGAGCCTGGGCTCGGCGAACGCCCCGCTCGAACCAGGGCGTGAGCTCGCCCGGCAGTGGGCCAGGCAGGAGCTCAGCGACCCGGTCTACGCCAGGGCCCGACCGGGCTGGCTGCGCCGCGCCGTCGACTGGGCGCTCGACCAGCTGAGCCGCATCGAGATCCACCCGACCCGGCTGACCGACCCCCGCACGGCCGTCGTCCTGCTGGTGGCGCTCGCCGTCGTGGTGCTCGTCGTGGTCCGGCTGCGGCGAGGCCGACTGCGCGGCGCAGCGCAGGACGCCGAGCGGCGCGAGCTGTTCGGTGCGGTGGCGCGCACCGCCGCGGCCCACCGACGGCTGGCCGACGAGGCTGCCGCCGCCGAACGCTGGGCGGACGCCGTCCGCGAACGGTTCCGCGCCGTCGTCCGGACGCTCGACGAGCGCGCCCTGCTCGACGACCGACCGGGCCGAACGGCTGACGAGGCGGCCGGCGAGGCGGGTCGGGTCCTGCCCGACCTCGCCGCCGGGCTGACCGACGCGGCCCGGCGGTTCGACGACGTGACCTACGGCGACGCCGCCGCCGGCCCGGCGGACGACGCCCGGTTGCGGGCCCTGGACCAAGCAGTCACCCAGGCGCGGCTGCCCGTGGGGGCTCGACCGTGA
- a CDS encoding DUF4350 domain-containing protein, translating to MKRPGAGPVLVGVVVTVAVGIGLLLVRPGSSGLLDPDSPAPDGTRALVHVLRDHGIDVRVQHRFDALSSDVQATGTPVTVVVARPDRLGAGRVADLDRLTQGSRADLVLVGAQDDVLADLDLPLGASPATSDVRLDAACEDGAAGRAGAADLGADVAYTTNDIGGSGTDRVRQCYPTDPSASAFVQVAQRDGRSTTLLGSGAALTNDRLGRAGNAALGVGVLGHQPVLEWWVPDPLDGAPRASTPTLGDLTPDWVRYGALQLVVVLAVLVVWRSRRFGRLVREPLPVVVRSIETTRGRAQLYRRARASGRAAQVLRAASLQRLAVGVGLSRSAPPPEVAAAVARASGRALDDVEALLLGPDPADDATLVRLARDLDALEKEVHRT from the coding sequence GTGAAGCGACCCGGCGCCGGGCCCGTGCTGGTCGGGGTCGTGGTCACGGTGGCCGTCGGCATCGGCCTGCTGCTCGTGCGCCCCGGCTCGTCGGGACTTCTCGACCCGGACAGCCCGGCACCGGACGGCACCCGCGCGCTCGTGCACGTGCTGCGCGACCACGGCATCGACGTCCGCGTCCAGCACCGGTTCGACGCGCTGAGCAGCGACGTGCAGGCCACCGGCACCCCGGTCACCGTCGTCGTCGCGCGGCCGGACCGGTTGGGCGCCGGGCGCGTCGCCGACCTCGACCGGCTGACCCAGGGCTCGCGCGCCGACCTCGTGCTGGTCGGCGCGCAGGACGACGTGCTCGCCGACCTGGACCTCCCCCTCGGTGCGAGCCCGGCCACGTCCGACGTGCGGCTCGACGCCGCCTGCGAGGACGGCGCGGCGGGCCGGGCCGGCGCGGCCGACCTCGGCGCCGACGTGGCATACACGACCAACGACATCGGCGGGTCCGGGACCGACCGGGTCCGCCAGTGCTACCCCACGGACCCCAGCGCCAGCGCGTTCGTGCAGGTCGCGCAGCGGGACGGCCGGAGCACCACCCTGCTCGGCTCCGGCGCCGCCCTGACCAACGACCGGCTGGGTCGCGCCGGAAACGCCGCCCTGGGCGTCGGCGTCCTGGGCCACCAGCCGGTGCTGGAGTGGTGGGTGCCGGACCCGCTGGACGGCGCACCCCGGGCGAGCACGCCTACGCTCGGCGACCTCACCCCGGACTGGGTCCGGTACGGCGCGCTCCAGCTCGTCGTGGTGCTGGCCGTGCTGGTGGTCTGGCGCAGCCGCCGGTTCGGCCGGCTGGTCCGCGAGCCGCTGCCCGTCGTCGTCCGTTCGATCGAGACCACCCGAGGACGCGCCCAGCTGTACCGCCGGGCCAGGGCGAGCGGGCGCGCCGCCCAGGTGCTGCGCGCCGCCAGCCTGCAGCGCCTCGCCGTCGGGGTCGGGCTGTCCCGCAGCGCACCCCCGCCCGAGGTCGCAGCGGCCGTCGCCCGCGCCAGCGGTCGCGCTCTGGACGACGTCGAGGCCCTGCTGCTCGGCCCCGACCCGGCGGATGACGCCACACTGGTCCGGCTGGCCCGCGACCTGGACGCCCTCGAGAAGGAGGTTCACCGAACGTGA
- a CDS encoding MoxR family ATPase: MTDPTDLPVPPADEARQALRDVRTEVAKAVVGQDAAVTGLVIALLARGHVLLEGVPGVAKTLLVRSLAAALDLTTTRVQFTPDLMPGDVTGSLVYDSRTAEFSFREGPVFTNLLLADEINRTPPKTQASLLEAMQERQVSVDGQPRPLPDPFVVCATQNPVEYEGTYPLPEAQLDRFLLKLTLPVPPREDEVTVLQRHADGFDPGDLAGAGVRAVAGPQHLAAASAAVGTVHVAPEVLGYVVDLARATRVSPSLSLGVSPRGATALLASSRAWAWLAGRAYVSPDDVKALAGATLRHRVSLRPEAELEGVTTDAVLDGVLASVPVPR; encoded by the coding sequence GTGACCGATCCGACTGATCTGCCCGTCCCGCCCGCGGATGAGGCCCGGCAGGCGCTGCGTGACGTCCGGACCGAGGTGGCCAAGGCCGTCGTCGGCCAGGACGCGGCCGTCACCGGGCTGGTGATCGCGCTGCTCGCTCGCGGCCACGTGCTGCTCGAGGGCGTGCCGGGCGTCGCGAAGACGCTGCTGGTCCGGTCGCTGGCGGCCGCGCTCGACCTCACCACGACGCGGGTGCAGTTCACCCCGGACCTGATGCCCGGCGACGTCACGGGATCGCTGGTGTACGACTCGCGGACCGCCGAGTTCTCGTTCCGCGAAGGTCCGGTGTTCACCAACCTGCTGCTCGCGGACGAGATCAACCGGACACCGCCGAAGACCCAGGCGTCGCTGCTCGAGGCCATGCAGGAGCGCCAGGTCAGCGTCGACGGCCAGCCGCGACCGCTGCCCGACCCGTTCGTGGTGTGCGCCACCCAGAACCCGGTGGAGTACGAGGGCACCTACCCGCTGCCCGAGGCCCAGCTCGATCGCTTCCTGCTCAAGCTGACCCTGCCGGTCCCGCCGCGCGAGGACGAGGTGACCGTGCTGCAGCGGCACGCCGACGGCTTCGACCCCGGCGACCTGGCCGGCGCCGGGGTGCGCGCCGTCGCCGGCCCGCAGCACCTCGCCGCGGCCAGCGCCGCCGTCGGGACCGTGCACGTGGCGCCCGAGGTGCTCGGGTACGTCGTCGACCTGGCGCGGGCCACCCGGGTCTCCCCCTCGCTGTCGCTGGGTGTCTCGCCGCGCGGGGCGACCGCACTGCTGGCCAGCAGCCGCGCCTGGGCCTGGCTGGCTGGACGCGCCTACGTGTCGCCGGACGACGTCAAGGCGCTGGCCGGCGCGACCCTGCGGCACCGGGTGTCACTGCGCCCGGAGGCCGAGCTCGAAGGCGTCACCACGGACGCGGTGCTGGACGGGGTGCTCGCGTCCGTCCCCGTGCCTCGATGA
- a CDS encoding DUF58 domain-containing protein, whose protein sequence is MTLTGRCALLALTGVGWVVLVMPSRLGVLVWLLVVLLAIGADLLIAASPRALELTRGTTGSVRLGEPAASELTVLNRGRRRLRARLRDAWQPSAGADPDRHELTVPAGERRRVSTPLRARRRGDLLADRVTVRSLGPLGVAARQRSVAVPGRLRVLPPFTSRKHLPSRLARLREIDGRSSVNVRGQGTEFDSLRDYVEGDDVRSIDWRATARRREVVVRTWRPERDRRVLLVLDTSRTAAARVGDEPRLDAAMDAALLLAALASRAGDRVDLIAVDRRVRARVEGASPTSLLSSLVTAMVPLQAELVEADWSVAVGAITSRLSQRSLVVLLTALDSAAVEEGLLPVLAQLTRRHQVLVASVADPDMDRMRSLRDTPEDVYDAAAAERLGLERQRVARLLTRLGADVVDASPAQLPPKLADRYLELKAAGRL, encoded by the coding sequence GTGACGCTGACCGGGCGCTGCGCGCTGCTCGCGCTGACCGGCGTCGGGTGGGTCGTGCTGGTCATGCCGAGCCGGCTGGGCGTGCTGGTCTGGCTGCTCGTCGTCCTGCTGGCGATCGGCGCCGACCTGCTGATCGCCGCCAGCCCGCGCGCCCTTGAGCTGACCCGCGGCACGACCGGCTCGGTGCGCCTCGGCGAGCCGGCGGCCAGCGAGCTGACGGTGCTCAACCGCGGCCGGCGCCGGCTGCGGGCGCGGCTGCGCGACGCCTGGCAGCCCTCGGCCGGCGCGGACCCGGACCGGCACGAGCTGACCGTGCCGGCAGGCGAGCGACGCCGGGTCAGCACCCCGCTGCGGGCGCGGCGCCGCGGCGACCTGCTCGCCGACCGGGTGACGGTGCGCTCGCTCGGTCCGCTCGGGGTGGCGGCCCGGCAGCGGTCGGTGGCCGTACCGGGTCGGCTGCGCGTGCTGCCGCCGTTCACCTCGCGCAAGCACCTGCCCAGCCGGTTGGCCCGGCTGCGCGAGATCGACGGCCGCTCCAGCGTGAACGTGCGCGGTCAGGGCACGGAGTTCGACTCGTTGCGCGACTACGTCGAGGGGGACGACGTCCGCAGCATCGACTGGCGGGCCACCGCACGCCGCCGTGAGGTCGTGGTGCGCACCTGGCGTCCCGAGCGCGACCGCCGGGTGCTGCTCGTGCTGGACACCTCGCGCACCGCCGCCGCCCGGGTCGGCGACGAGCCCCGGCTGGACGCCGCGATGGACGCCGCGCTGCTGCTCGCCGCCCTGGCCAGCCGGGCGGGCGACCGGGTCGACCTCATCGCGGTGGACCGGCGGGTCCGCGCCCGCGTCGAGGGGGCGAGCCCGACGTCCCTGCTGTCGTCCCTGGTCACCGCGATGGTGCCGTTGCAGGCCGAGCTGGTCGAGGCGGACTGGTCGGTCGCGGTCGGCGCCATCACCAGTCGGCTCAGCCAGCGCTCGCTGGTCGTGCTGCTCACCGCCCTGGACTCGGCGGCGGTCGAGGAGGGCCTGCTGCCGGTGCTGGCCCAGCTGACCCGGCGGCACCAGGTGCTGGTCGCCTCGGTCGCGGACCCCGACATGGACCGGATGCGCTCCCTGCGGGACACCCCGGAGGACGTGTACGACGCGGCCGCCGCCGAGCGCCTCGGGCTCGAGCGCCAGCGGGTCGCCCGGTTGCTCACCCGGCTGGGCGCGGACGTCGTCGACGCGTCGCCGGCCCAGCTGCCGCCGAAGCTGGCCGACCGCTACCTGGAGCTGAAGGCCGCCGGTCGGCTCTGA
- a CDS encoding stage II sporulation protein M: MDLDAYVSAHRQEWARLGELSGRRRLTGAEADELVTLYERVGTQLSVVRSTAPDPALVARLSALVTRARAATTGPPEAAWRDLARFFAVSFPAALYRARRWWISCALASLVLALAVGWWVAAHPQVQAAVASDEQIRQLVENDFESYYSTYAASSFAAQVWTNNAWIAALCIASGVLGLPVLWILYQNALNVGLVGGLMASRDRLDLFFGLILPHGLLELTAVFVAAGTGLRLCWSWIDPGPRTRSGALAQEGRAAVAIAMGLVLVLAVSGAIEAFVTPSPLPTWARIGIGALVEVAFLTYVFTLGRWAVRRGEIGDLEERYVGDALPIAG, from the coding sequence GTGGACCTGGACGCGTACGTCAGCGCGCACCGGCAGGAGTGGGCGCGGCTGGGTGAGCTCAGCGGACGTCGCCGGCTGACCGGGGCCGAGGCCGACGAGCTCGTCACGCTGTACGAGCGGGTCGGCACCCAGCTGTCCGTCGTCCGGTCCACAGCACCCGACCCGGCCCTGGTGGCCCGGCTGTCCGCCCTCGTCACCCGCGCCCGGGCGGCCACCACCGGCCCGCCCGAGGCGGCCTGGCGCGACCTCGCTCGGTTCTTCGCCGTGTCGTTCCCGGCGGCCCTGTACCGCGCGCGCCGGTGGTGGATCTCGTGCGCGCTCGCCTCGCTGGTGCTGGCGCTCGCGGTCGGTTGGTGGGTCGCGGCGCACCCGCAGGTGCAAGCCGCGGTGGCCAGCGACGAGCAGATCCGCCAGCTCGTCGAGAACGACTTCGAGAGCTACTACTCGACGTACGCCGCGAGCAGCTTCGCCGCGCAGGTCTGGACGAACAACGCCTGGATCGCCGCGCTCTGCATCGCCTCGGGCGTGCTGGGGCTGCCGGTGCTGTGGATCCTCTACCAGAACGCGCTCAACGTCGGGCTGGTCGGCGGGCTGATGGCCAGCCGGGACCGGCTCGACCTGTTCTTCGGGCTGATCCTGCCGCACGGGCTGCTCGAGCTCACCGCCGTCTTCGTGGCTGCGGGCACCGGGCTGCGACTGTGCTGGTCGTGGATCGACCCGGGGCCGCGGACCCGCTCCGGCGCGCTCGCGCAGGAGGGCCGCGCTGCCGTCGCCATCGCGATGGGGCTGGTGCTGGTGCTGGCCGTGTCAGGGGCCATCGAGGCCTTCGTGACGCCGTCGCCGCTGCCGACCTGGGCGCGGATCGGTATCGGCGCGCTGGTCGAGGTCGCGTTCCTGACGTACGTGTTCACCCTCGGCCGGTGGGCGGTCCGGCGGGGGGAGATCGGCGACCTGGAGGAGCGGTACGTCGGGGACGCCCTGCCCATCGCGGGCTAG
- a CDS encoding RDD family protein, with protein MDVKVTGDAMVTGDAVLLDIRPASFASRAVSGAIDLGVELLALILLLVGAVQLGSGLDGAAAAAMALTIVVGITVGVPVVTETLTRGRTLGKLVMGMRAVRDDGGPIRLRHALVRGLVGFVEIWVFWGVPALLCSLFSAQGKRLGDLAAGTYVVRERPARATSVMAQMPPQLAGWARHADIGRLPDGLALSVRQFLSRAPGMHAGARSQLASSLAAAVTAHVAPPAPAGTHPEAFLAAVLAERRARDVVRLARDEHRRQRLAATDSVENALARVRRP; from the coding sequence GTGGACGTGAAGGTGACCGGCGACGCGATGGTGACCGGGGACGCCGTCCTGCTCGACATCCGGCCGGCCTCGTTCGCGTCCCGCGCGGTCTCCGGTGCCATCGACCTGGGCGTCGAGCTGCTCGCGCTGATCCTCCTGCTGGTGGGCGCGGTGCAGCTCGGATCGGGGCTGGACGGCGCGGCCGCCGCCGCGATGGCGCTGACCATCGTGGTCGGGATCACCGTCGGCGTCCCGGTCGTGACGGAGACGCTGACCCGCGGCCGCACGCTCGGCAAGCTGGTCATGGGGATGCGCGCCGTGCGGGACGACGGCGGGCCGATCCGGCTGCGCCACGCGCTGGTGCGCGGCCTGGTCGGCTTCGTGGAGATCTGGGTCTTCTGGGGCGTGCCGGCGCTGCTGTGCTCGCTGTTCAGCGCCCAGGGCAAGCGGCTCGGCGACCTGGCCGCCGGCACCTACGTGGTGCGCGAGCGGCCGGCGCGCGCGACGTCCGTGATGGCGCAGATGCCGCCGCAGCTGGCGGGCTGGGCCCGGCACGCCGACATCGGCCGGCTGCCCGACGGGCTCGCCCTGTCGGTGCGCCAGTTCCTCAGCCGCGCACCGGGGATGCACGCGGGCGCCCGGTCCCAGCTGGCGTCATCGCTGGCCGCGGCCGTCACCGCGCACGTCGCGCCGCCGGCACCGGCGGGCACCCACCCCGAGGCGTTCCTGGCGGCCGTGCTCGCCGAGCGACGGGCCCGGGACGTCGTCCGGCTGGCCCGGGACGAGCACCGGCGCCAGCGGCTGGCCGCCACCGACTCGGTCGAGAACGCACTCGCGCGGGTGCGCCGCCCCTGA
- the ahcY gene encoding adenosylhomocysteinase produces MTFDYQVRDLALAEAGRHQIRLAEHEMPGLMSLREEFGPTQPLAGARIAGSLHMTVQTAVLIETLTALGAQVRWASCNIFSTQDEAAAAVVVGPQGTVDDPQGVPVFAWKGETLPEYWDCTVKILSWPNGESPNMILDDGGDATLLVHKGKEFEGAGAVPETTEADSEEYRVILDVLRASIASEPTKWTTIADGIQGVTEETTTGVHRLYQLAEAGELLFTAINVNDSVTKSKFDNKYGCRHSLLDGINRATDVLIGGKVALVAGFGDVGKGCADALRGQGARVIITEVDPICALQAAMEGYQVARLDDVVGDVDIFVTTTGCYDVITADHMSRMKHQAIVGNIGHFDNEIDMAGLARVPGVKRTEIKPQVHEWTFDDGRSIIVLSEGRLLNLGNATGHPSFVMSNSFSNQTIAQIELFTRGEEYPLGVHVLPKHLDEKVARLHLDALGVQLTELSKAQAEYLGVPVEGPYKPEHYRY; encoded by the coding sequence ATGACGTTCGACTACCAGGTCCGCGACCTCGCTCTCGCCGAGGCCGGCCGCCACCAGATCCGGCTGGCTGAGCACGAGATGCCCGGTCTGATGTCCCTGCGCGAGGAGTTCGGCCCGACCCAGCCGCTGGCCGGGGCCCGGATCGCCGGCTCGCTGCACATGACCGTGCAGACCGCCGTCCTGATCGAGACCCTGACCGCCCTCGGCGCGCAGGTCCGCTGGGCCTCCTGCAACATCTTCTCCACCCAGGACGAGGCCGCCGCGGCCGTGGTCGTCGGCCCGCAGGGCACCGTCGACGACCCGCAGGGCGTGCCGGTCTTCGCCTGGAAGGGCGAGACCCTGCCCGAGTACTGGGACTGCACGGTGAAGATCCTGTCCTGGCCGAACGGCGAGAGCCCGAACATGATCCTGGACGACGGCGGCGACGCGACGCTGCTCGTGCACAAGGGCAAGGAGTTCGAGGGCGCCGGCGCGGTGCCCGAGACGACCGAGGCGGACTCCGAGGAGTACCGCGTGATCCTCGACGTCCTGCGCGCCAGCATCGCCAGCGAGCCCACCAAGTGGACGACCATCGCCGACGGCATCCAGGGCGTCACGGAGGAGACCACGACCGGCGTGCACCGGCTCTACCAGCTCGCCGAGGCCGGCGAGCTGCTGTTCACCGCGATCAACGTCAACGACTCGGTGACCAAGAGCAAGTTCGACAACAAGTACGGCTGCCGGCACTCGCTGCTCGACGGCATCAACCGCGCCACCGACGTCCTCATCGGCGGCAAGGTCGCGCTCGTCGCCGGCTTCGGCGACGTGGGCAAGGGCTGCGCCGACGCGCTGCGCGGGCAGGGCGCCCGGGTGATCATCACCGAGGTCGACCCGATCTGCGCGCTGCAGGCCGCGATGGAGGGCTACCAGGTCGCCCGCCTCGACGACGTGGTCGGCGACGTCGACATCTTCGTCACCACCACCGGCTGCTACGACGTCATCACCGCGGACCACATGTCGCGGATGAAGCACCAGGCCATCGTCGGGAACATCGGCCACTTCGACAACGAGATCGACATGGCCGGCCTGGCCCGGGTGCCCGGGGTGAAGCGCACCGAGATCAAGCCGCAGGTGCACGAGTGGACGTTCGACGACGGCCGCTCGATCATCGTGCTGTCCGAGGGTCGCCTGCTGAACCTCGGCAACGCCACGGGTCACCCCAGCTTCGTCATGAGCAACTCGTTCTCGAACCAGACGATCGCCCAGATCGAGCTGTTCACCCGCGGCGAGGAGTACCCCCTCGGCGTGCACGTGCTGCCCAAGCACCTGGACGAGAAGGTCGCCCGGCTGCACCTGGACGCCCTCGGCGTCCAGCTCACCGAGCTGTCCAAGGCCCAGGCCGAGTACCTCGGCGTCCCGGTCGAGGGCCCGTACAAGCCGGAGCACTACCGCTACTGA
- a CDS encoding cation diffusion facilitator family transporter: MSAGGGTKAIVAALAANLGIAVTKFAAFALTASSSMLAEGIHSLADSGNQVLLLVGGKRSKRGATPEHPFGFGRERYVYGFIVSIVLFSIGGLFALYEAYHKWHDPHGIDAWRWVPIVVLLAAIGMESYSFRTAIHESNEVRGDRSWVQFVRTAKAPELPVVLLEDLAALIGLVFALFGVSMTLATGNGRWDAAGTAMIGLLLVSVAFVLAVEMKSLLLGEAGTVENVRAIEAALLGEGVDSVIHMKTLHLGPEELLVAAKIEVAATDSASDVALAIDAAERRVRAAVPIAQVIYLEPDIRRPADTPQP, from the coding sequence ATGTCAGCAGGCGGCGGTACCAAGGCGATCGTCGCGGCGCTCGCCGCGAACCTCGGCATCGCGGTCACCAAGTTCGCCGCGTTCGCGCTGACCGCGTCGAGCTCGATGCTGGCCGAGGGGATCCACTCGCTGGCCGACTCCGGCAACCAGGTGCTGCTGCTGGTCGGTGGCAAGCGGTCGAAGCGCGGCGCCACCCCCGAGCACCCGTTCGGCTTCGGCCGCGAACGGTACGTCTACGGCTTCATCGTCTCGATCGTGCTCTTCTCGATCGGTGGCCTGTTCGCGCTGTACGAGGCGTACCACAAGTGGCACGACCCGCACGGCATCGATGCCTGGCGGTGGGTGCCGATCGTCGTGCTGCTGGCCGCGATCGGGATGGAGTCCTACTCGTTCCGGACGGCGATCCACGAGTCGAACGAGGTGCGGGGGGACCGCAGCTGGGTGCAGTTCGTCCGGACCGCCAAGGCACCCGAGCTGCCGGTCGTGCTGCTGGAGGACCTGGCCGCCCTGATCGGGCTGGTGTTCGCCCTGTTCGGCGTCTCGATGACCCTGGCTACCGGGAACGGCCGCTGGGACGCCGCGGGCACGGCGATGATCGGGCTGCTGCTCGTCTCGGTCGCGTTCGTGCTGGCGGTGGAGATGAAGTCGCTGCTGCTCGGCGAGGCCGGGACGGTCGAGAACGTGCGTGCCATCGAGGCGGCCCTGCTGGGCGAGGGGGTGGACTCGGTGATCCACATGAAGACGCTGCACCTGGGCCCGGAGGAGCTGCTGGTCGCGGCCAAGATCGAGGTCGCGGCGACCGACTCGGCGTCCGACGTCGCGCTGGCGATCGACGCGGCCGAGCGGCGGGTGCGCGCCGCCGTCCCGATCGCCCAGGTCATCTACCTGGAGCCGGACATCCGCCGTCCCGCTGACACCCCCCAGCCGTGA